From the genome of Onthophagus taurus isolate NC chromosome 5, IU_Otau_3.0, whole genome shotgun sequence, one region includes:
- the LOC111413534 gene encoding kinesin-like protein unc-104 isoform X5: protein MSSVKVAVRVRPFNNREISRECQCIIQMGGNTTTIANPKAPPGTKDAIKSFNFDYSYWSHNESDSTFSSQQVVYEDIGEEMLQHSFNGYNVCIFAYGQTGAGKSYTMMGKQEEGQEGIIPQICKDLFKRIKENDTDVKYSVEVSYMEIYCERVRDLLNPKNKGNLRVREHPLLGPYVEDLSKLAVTSYQDIHDLIDEGNKARTVAATNMNETSSRSHAVFTIFFTQQRCDETTQLCTEKVSKISLVDLAGSERADSTGAKGTRLKEGANINKSLTTLGKVISALAEIASKNKKSKKADFIPYRDSVLTWLLRENLGGNSKTAMVAAISPADINYDETLSTLRYADRAKQIVCKAVVNEDANAKLIRELKEEIQKLRELLKAEGIEVTEGPDGKIIYEKREQRGEEVAVKSPTEKEQVRIRTPSTTTAEEAVDQLQASEKLIAELNETWEEKLKRTEAIRLQREAIFAEMGVAVKEDGNTVGVFSPKKTPHLVNLNEDPSMSECLIYYIKDGLTRIGSAEANVPQDVQLCGSHIKSEHCIFENKDGVIALIPMHGALVYVNGREASEPVVLKTGSRVILGKNHVFRFNNPNESRGDKVEKSNVEADSMTESVCETSVDWNFAQVELLEKQGIDLKAEMEKRLLNLEEQYRKEKEEADQLFEEQRKSYEARIDALQKQVEEQSMTMSMYSSFTPEDFNNEEDIFVNPLFDAECNWTEREYELAAAAWRKWKHHQFTSLRDDLWGNAIFLKEANAISVELKKKVQFQFTLLTDTLYSPLPADLRPVVEFDQEEEVPQKTIVAVEVQDTKNGATHYWSLDKLRQRLELMREMYHNEAEMSPTSPDYNVESLTGGDPFYDRFPWFRMVGRGFVYLSNLLYPVTLIHKVAIVSEKGDVRGYLRVAVQAVLDEDNSDQVGVRQSARIAFESPKEIIDRNAYNIDERRIIDGHIDPIKLDELIECETDSGRGDSSVSSDMKEEDIPDHLSLSREFTFRVTVLQAVGISTEYADIFCQFNFLHRHDEAFSTEPVKNTGKGTPLGFYHVQNITVSTTKSFLDYIKTQPIVFEVFGHYQQHPLHKDAKLEGSVRQPPRRMLPPSIPISQPVRSSKFGALPSPCTAHIHAKVDVLVWFEICELAPNGEYVPAVVEHSDDLPCRGLFLLHQGIQRRIRITIVHDQAAEIRWKDVRELVVGRIRNSPESEDDEDNDNSVLSLGLFPGEYLEVPGDDRVMFRFEAAWDSSLHNSGLLNRVTSQGEQIFMTISAYLELENCGRPAIITKDLSMVIYGRDARTAPRSLKHLFSGNYKNAEANRLSGVYELLLRRANEAGVQRRQRRVLDTSSTYVRGEENLHGWRPRGDSLIFDHQWELEKLTRLEEVERVRHTLLLRERLGLDRISNKSYLEYTKSEKEVCNMVAKNNSANAITNAGDHEYSERERDLLNKCVRLIQGRGKETTNNKETDVASPSEDLTEMSTSMISSLISGSIELCSPEHNTILPGEMTAFPASHPASPQTGPRDPELVLYVPDMEEIRISPVVARKGYLNILEHKTHGWKKRWVSVRRPYVFIFRDEKDPVERALINLATAQVEYSEDQQAMVRLPNTFSVVSKHRGYLLQTLHEKEVHDWLYAINPLLAGQIRSKSARRSLNTLNQGGLSADLATSQVSK, encoded by the exons ATGTCTTCGGTTAAAGTGGCAGTTAGGGTGAGGCCCTTCAACAACCGCGAAATATCACGAGAATGTCAATGCATTATTCAAATGGGAGGCAACACAACAA CTATAGCAAATCCAAAAGCTCCACCTGGTACTAAAGACGCCataaaaagtttcaatttcgattacTCCTACTGGTCACATAAC GAATCAGattcaacattttcttcacAACAAGTCGTCTACGAAGACATCGGCGAAGAAATGCTTCAACACTCGTTCAACGGCTACAACGTTTGTATTTTCGCGTACGGTCAAACAGGGGCTGGAAAATCTTACACGATGATGGGCAAACAAGAAGAAGGACAAGAAGGAATCATCCCCCAAATTTGCAAGGATCTTTTTAAACGTATCAAAGAGAACGACACCGACGTTAAATATTCGGTTGAAGTCAGTTATATGGAAATTTATTGCGAACGCGTTCGCGATCTTCTCAACCCGAAGAACAAGGGGAATTTACGGGTGCGGGAACACCCGCTTTTGGGGCCGTACGTCGAGGATTTAAGTAAGCTCGCCGTGACGAGTTACCAAGACATCCACGATTTAATCGACGAGGGGAATAAAGCTCGGACCGTGGCCGCCACGAATATGAACGAGACGAGTTCGAGATCTCACGCGgtttttacgatatttttcACGCAACAGCGGTGCGATGAAACGACCCAATTGTGCACGGAGAAGGTTTCGAAGATTTCTTTGGTCGATTTAGCCGGATCGGAAAGAGCCGATTCGACCGGGGCTAAAGGAACTAGGCTTAAAGAAGGGGCTAATATTAATAAGAGTTTAACTACTTTGGGGAAAGTTATTTCAGCGTTAGCCGAAATT gcttcgaaaaataaaaaatcgaagaAAGCCGATTTTATTCCATACCGGGATTCGGTTTTAACTTGGCTTTTAAGAGAGAATTTGGGTGGAAACAGCAAAACTGCGATGGTCGCAGCAATTTCTCCCGCTGATATTAATTATGATGAAACTTTATCAACTTTGAG ataTGCAGATAGAGCGAAACAAATCGTTTGTAAAGCTGTCGTTAACGAAGATGCGAATGCGAAACTTATTCGAGAACTTAAAGAGGAGATTCAAAAGCTTAGGGAATTGTTAAAAGCTGAAGGAATTGAAGTCACAGAAG GGCCTGATGGCAAAATAATTTACGAAAAGCGCGAGCAAA GAGGTGAAGAGGTCGCTGTTAAATCTCCTACCGAAAAGGAGCAAGTCCGAATACGAACGCCGTCTACGACGACGGCCGAAGAAGCAGTCGATCAACTTCAAGCTagtgaaaaattaattgcag AACTAAATGAGACATGggaggaaaaattaaaacgtacGGAAGCAATTCGATTACAACGCGAAGCGATATTCGCGGAAATGGGGGTCGCCGTTAAAGAAGATGGCAACACCGTCGGCGTATTTTCTCCGAAAAAAACACCCCATCTCGTAAATCTAAACGAAGATCCTTCAATGTCCGAATGTCTCATCTACTACATTAAAGACGGATTAACACGAATCGGCTCAGCTGAAGCCAACGTTCCTCAAGACGTCCAACTTTGCGGTTCTCACATAAAATCCGAACATTGCATATTTGAAAACAAAGATGGCGTTATCGCTTTGATTCCGATGCACGGCGCCTTAGTTTACGTGAACGGCCGCGAGGCGTCGGAACCTGTCGTTTTAAAAACCGGATCTAGAGTTATTTTGGGTAAAAACCACGTCTTCCGGTTTAACAATCCGAACGAAAGTCGAGGAGATAAAGTGGAAAAAAGTAACGTCGAAGCCGATTCGATGACGGAAAGCGTTTGCGAGACATCCGTCGATTGGAACTTTGCGCAAGTTGAGCTGTTGGAGAAGCAAGGTATCGATTTAAAAGCGGAAATGGAGAAGAGATTGTTGAATTTAGAGGAACAATATCGGAAGGAGAAAGAGGAGGCCGACCAATTATTCGAGGAACAAAGGAAATCTTACGAGGCTAGGATTGACGCGTTACAAAAACAAGTTGAGGAGCAAAGTATGACCATGTCTATGTACAGTTCGTTTACACCcgaagattttaataacgaaGAAGATATTTTTG TCAACCCACTATTTGATGCAGAGTGCAATTGGACCGAACGCGAATATGAATTAGCAGCAGCCGCTTGGCGGAAATGGAAACACCATCAATTCACTTCGTTGCGTGACGATTTATGGGGAAACgcaattttcttaaaagaagCCAACGCTATTTCTGttgaattaaagaaaaaa gttcaaTTCCAATTTACTCTTTTAACCGACACTTTGTACTCCCCACTTCCGGCCGATTTAAGACCCGTCGTTGAATTCGACCAAGAAGAAGAAGTCCCACAAAAAACGATCGTCGCCGTCGAAGTTCAAGACACCAAAAATGGTGCTACTCATTATTGGTCTTTAGATAAATTAAG ACAACGTTTAGAACTAATGCGAGAAATGTACCACAACGAAGCGGAAATGAGCCCAACTTCCCCTGATTACAACGTTGAGTCTTTAACTGGTGGTGATCCATTTTATGATCGATTCCCGTGGTTTCGAATGGTGGGAAGAGGCTTTGTATATTTAAGCAATCTCCTTTACCCCGTTACTTTAATCCATAAAGTTGCGATTGTGAGCGAAAAAGGCGACGTTCGAGGTTATTTAAGGGTCGCGGTCCAAGCTGTTTTAGACGAAGATAATTCAGATCAGGTTGGGGTCAGGCAAAGTGCTCGAATTGCTTTTGAATCACCTAAAG AAATAATCGATAGAAACGCATACAACATAGACGAAAGACGGATTATTGATGGCCACATCGATCCAATTAAATTAGACGAACTCATTGAGTGCGAAACTGATTCCGGAAGGGGCGATAGCTCCGTTTCGTCCGATATGAAAGAAGAGGATATCCCTGATCATTTATCATTGAGTCGCGAATTCACTTTTAGGGTGACAGTTCTTCAAGCAGTTGGGATTTCAACTGAATATGCGGATATTTTTTGTCAATTTAA CTTTTTACATCGTCACGATGAAGCGTTCTCAACGGAACCCGTTAAAAACACCGGAAAAGGAACTCCTTTAGGATTTTACCACGTTCAAAAC ataaccgtatcaacaacaaaatcttTTCTCGATTACATCAAAACGCAACCGATCGTTTTCGAAGTTTTCGGTCACTATCAACAACACCCGTTACATAAAGACGCGAAATTAGAAGGATCCGTTCGACAACCACCCCGAAGAATGCTCCCCCCATCGATTCCAATCTCCCAACCGGTTCGTTCGAGCAAGTTCGGCGCTTTACCTTCACCTTGTACCGCGCATATTCACGCAAAAGTCGACGTTTTGGTTTGGTTCGAAATATGCGAATTAGCCCCAAATGGAGAATACGTCCCAGCGGTTGTGGAACACAGCGATGATTTACCGTGTAGAGGGTTGTTTTTGCTCCATCAAGGGATTCAGAGACGAATCCGGATTACAATTGTACATGATCAAGCTGCGGAAATCCGTTGGAAGGATGTTCGGGAATTGGTTGTTGGAAGAATTAGAAATTCCCCGGAATCTGAAGATGACGAAGATAATGATAATTCGGTTTTATCGTTGGGGTTGTTCCCTGGGGAGTATTTGGAGGTGCCTGGAGATGATAGGGTTATGTTTCGATTTGAGGCTGCTTGGGATAGTTCTTTACATAATTCTGGGTTACTTAATCGGGTTACATCGCAAGGGGAACAAATTTTTATGACGATTTCGGCTTATCTTGag ctAGAAAATTGTGGACGCCCGGCGATTATAACCAAAGATTTGAGCATGGTTATTTATGGAAGAGATGCACGAACCGCGCCGAGatctttaaaacatttatttagtggaaattacaagaatGCTGAAGCCAATCGACTTTCGGGAGTCTATGAATTGCTGTTAAGGAGGGCCAACGAAGCAG gtGTTCAAAGGAGACAACGCCGCGTTCTCGATACAAGTTCAACTTACGTCCGGGGTGAAGAGAATTTGCACGGTTGGAGACCCCGCGGGGACTCCCTAATTTTCGATCACCAATgggaattagaaaaattaactCGATTAGAGGAAGTGGAAAGAGTCCGTCACACGTTATTACTGCGCGAACGGTTAGGTTTAGATCGAATCAGTAACAAATCTTACTTGGAATACACGAAGAGCGAAAAAGAAGTTTGCAATATGGTCGCAAAAAATAATAGTGCAAATGCAATCACGAATGCGGGTGATCACGAGTATTCGGAAAGAGAACGCGATTTATTGAATAAATGTGTAAGGTTGATTCAGGGCCGTGGAAAAGAAACGACGAATAATAAGGAGACGGATGTTGCGAGTCCTTCGGAGGATTTAACGGAAATGTCGACTTCGATGATTTCCAGTTTGATTTCTGGATCGATTGAGTTGTGCTCGCCGGAACATAATACGATACTTCCTGGGGAAATGACCGCATTTCCGGCTAGTCATCCGGCGTCCCCTCAAACTGGACCTAGAGATCCCGAATTGGTACTTTATGTGCCTGATATGGAGGAAATTAGGATTTCTCCGGTTGTTGCACGGAAAggatatttaaatatactcgAACATAAAACTCATGGGTGGAAAAAAAGATGGGTG tcCGTTCGAAGACCGTACGTTTTCATATTCCGCGATGAAAAAGATCCAGTTGAGCGCGCCTTAATCAATTTGGCAACGGCTCAGGTCGAATACTCCGAAGATCAGCAAGCGATGGTCCGCCTCCCGAACACATTCAGCGTAGTCAGCAAACACCGCGGCTATTTACTCCAAACGCTTCACGAAAAAGAGGTTCACGACTGGTTGTACGCCATCAATCCCTTATTAGCCGGTCAAATCCGATCAAAATCGGCGAGGAGAAGTCTTAACACCCTAAATCAAGGTGGGTTAAGCGCCGATTTAGCAACATCACAAGTAAGTAAatga